The DNA sequence ctcttctgggccctatagctaattttagatcttttgtcgacactgtggaaaaaattccaaatcttccaataccactgttgactgcattctcgaaattaatccacttctgtaccttatcctcactcagatctagtaacgctcttagttggaaggcctcataatatttacttaaatctgggattccccaacctaattctgatttaaggttgtatagaattctcttatgaaacctacagtttttattattaaaaatccacactttgattgctttattccattgttcaatttgatttttcctcaaacctaaaggcaacgtttggaataaatacattaactttggtatcaagaacattttaagagatcttattctagttgatatccctagtattttatgattccatttattcatatctctctctgttttcttccatattttaccatagttctcctttatcattttgtccatatttttttgcaagactatccctaggtatttaagtctcttggctcccattcctatattcgtaatcctatttatttcctgtttttcctctctattaacattaaggtatagaatttctgattttgccatattcactccgagccctgaacacttttcaaaatcatctaaaattatcttaatctctttaactccgtctttggggttagacataattactatgatatcatccgcaaataaattaattttcatttcttcattacctgacttatacccctctattctccccgcattcctaattcCAGAAATAGATACCTAAGCTCATAAGATCGACAACAGATCATTTAATAAGTAAGTATTGGTGGTTTTGTGGCCTGAAGGACCAAAGAGGTATATCTTTAAAAGCTTGATATGTAATATACCGCAGTGACATTGATCCTCAACAACAAAATACAAGGACTCTCCTTCTGATGCACTGTGGTAATCCTTAGGTGATTCTTCACCAGGGACAGTGATGTaactctgttttcttttcttcctgcctttctgatATCTTTCCCTCTGCCTTTTCACAGCCAAGTGAATGAGAGTGTCTTTCCGGAGTCAGAGGCAACccaagagaaaggggaaggagatggaagagaaggacccCGAAGGGCTTGGAATTGGGAAGATATCAAGGAAAGGTCTCCATCCCCTCGAAGCAGGGAGTGGTGCTGAGTTTTGGGAAAGAACCATGCCAGAGAAGTTGATTCAGGACCCTGTGACCGCAGATGAACGCAGccgatgcttccggcagttctgttaccaggaggctgatgggccccgagaggtttgcagccagctccacggactttgtaaggactggctggagccagagaggcacaccaagaaggagatgatggacctggtgatcctggagcagttcctggccatcctgccgcaggaagtggagggctgggtgagaggatgcgggccagagaccagttcccaggcagtggccctggctgaaggtttcctcctgagtgaggcagaggagaagaggcaggcacagcAGGTGAGGGGCTTTCAGTCGCTCCGCTCAAGCAATGAGCTTCTCCTGCCAGCTATTACTGTGTGGGTCAAGCCACTTCCATTGTGACAATCCTGGGAACGTCCTCtctttaacagccttgctcaggtcttgcagactgagggcctttgtggcttccttgactgagtcagtcCATCATGTGtttggccttcctcttttcctgctgccttgagcTTTCCTTAGAATTTTTGCCTCTCTCGGTGACTCCTGTCTTTTCATAATGTCACCAAATACCTCAtttgagtcattttagcttctagggggagCTGagtcttgatttgatctagaacccatttatttgtctttttggtggtccatgataTCTGTAGAAgctctctcctccaacaccacaaagaatcaactttcttcctgtcagctttgtTCCTTGTCCAACTCTCACACCCACACAAAGTAATGGGGAATAGTGTGGCACAAATTAACTTGctccagtgacacatccttacatttCTTCGTCAACCTTAAATTTCTGTAATCCTCCACTAGTCATTATTTTTGCCCCTTGTTCCGCTGTAAGCTTACTTCAGCATTTTCTGCTTTACCCTTCCTTAGTAAATATTCCAAGTCTTCACTGCTTTCTGCCAATAATGTggttgtcaagagtgcctcttgccatgaacCGGTGGGGGAAACAGTTATGCTTGTATGTCACCTGCAATAACCTTTGAGTCCTGCTTGACTGCTATTGCTATGCTCCCACCTACTGACCTGTTTTGTCTGCAGTATATCTGTATCCATTTCCTCCCTGAGAACTAGTCACAGAGGGCCTCCAAGGTCACCTGCGTTATCTGGTTCACAGAGACTCTCGTGGTTTTGTTTCTGCTTGATTAGGGGGCTTGGATTGCTTATTGGGGGGATGCAGTTGGTAGATTTTGGTGCTTTAGCTTTGAAACCATGTAAAGAATGGACCCAATGTATAGCTGTATGAGCAGGGGCCGTGGGCTTCAGTTTCAACAAGacctgcttgcatggccttgggccagtttggtgtagtggttaagtgtagtggttaagtgtttggtgtagtggttaagtgtgcggactcttatctgggagaactgggtttgattccccactcctccagttgcacctgctagcatggccttgggtcagccatagctctggcaaaggttgtccttgaaagggcagctgctgtgagagccctctccagccccacccacctcacagggtgtctgttgtgggggaggaaggtaaaggagattgtgagccgctctgagactcttcggagtggagggcgggatataaatccaatatcttcttcttcttcttcttctgtaacgtCTTTGCTTATTCAATAAATGCCTTTCTGAGATGATTGGTGAAGAACATGCAGGACCTGACAGTGGTGCCATCTCCATATCTCAAACTGTTGATGTTCCTTCCGCCCTTttccactccaccttcatctacatCTAATGCAGCTTTCCTTATGATGTGTTCTGCATGAAGATTtaagagacagggagataaaatacaccCCAGTCTGCCAACTGGAAACCCCTCTGTTTTTCCCTTGCTGTTGTTCCAGATGTGGGGGGGACCCGTGAAGGTGgaaagaagcttctctgaggcggAAGGAGCTCCGTCAGAGGAAGGccagagggcgcaggcccaggagcaTGCCCAAGATGCCCCGTCAAGTGGTAAGGAGGCCTCCTGCCCAGAGGGGATTGGAGCATGTGATGAAGTTGCTGGGCGGAGGGTTCAGGAGAGGAGAAAAGGGAAATACTTCTGGAGACTGTGTAGAATGGATAGGATGTGGTGATGGCTTCTCCACGTTAAGGGGGAGCATACAAATTCATGGAGAGGAATTTGATGCTTTTCATCAATAGAAATATgcatatctcaccttccttccgctagaaagactcaaggtggctcaaaaacagaaaaggaaaacaaatctGGGGTCAGCTAAATGCCAAGGTGaataaagggaacttccatgttccCCTGACCAGCATGGCCCAGACTCCCCaaggtcatcagatctcagaagctaagaatggtcagccctggttagttttaggattgggagaccaccaaagaaattcagggctgctgtgcagaggcaggcaatggcacaccacctctgaatgtctcttgcctggaataaCTGGAGTCAgtataagtcatctgtgacttgatggagcTTTAGAcacacagaccccccccccttgttctgGGGCAGCAAATCTAGAAAAACCCATTGCCACAGGCCAGTAATTGGGGCTGTGTGTCCAGTTTTAATGCTTTTCAGGGGCATCTGGGTGGCAACACTCAGAGGACACTGGATTAGGGATGCCGGGCCATGGCCTGGTCCCCCTGTGAGGTTTGCGGGTGGAGCATGGGCTGGACATGATGCCATTTCTACGTGTACTATTAACACAGATCCAAATCCAACTCTGTAGTGTGATTCCACTAAGTAGCTCAGAATAAGGAATAGAAGATTAATCAATAATTGATTAATCAATAACAGAATTGACAAAAATAATTTCCTTGACGTCCAGgagtaaaaagaaaagaaacaagaaaTAGAATGAACATAAACAGTGATGCGAATGGGAACATCACTGATAGCCTAACCACTGTGAAAGGTTTATATTAAGAAACTGAAACAGAGAAATTAAAGTACCTGGGTCTTCGTTTGGAGAACTTGGGCTAAGAAAATATCTACGTGAGACTTTTATTTCCTTTATATATTGCCTAGTGTCGGATTCGGATTTGTGTTCATTGTACATATTGTAATACCGGcaatccatattgtttgtcatttTCATGCCTCATCCAGCAAAATACCTGAATGTTACGTCAGACTGTCAGCAGACGCTCTAGAAAACACTGGCAGCCCCCTAGAGTTTCAGCTGATGTGCTGAAACCACATGGGTTTAGGACTGGATGTGTCATGTCACATAGTTTCTGGTCACCTGCTTTCTTCCTGCCAGTCTGGACTCCAGGAAGAAGGCCCAGGAGGCGGGAGGATGTCATGCCTGGGCTTTTGGTCCGATCTAGCAGGGATACTGAAGCCATTGGAGCTCCAGGGCTCACAGGGCACATTTCAAGCCTCACAAAAGTCTAAAATCATGTACTAGCAGCGGTCATAACCACCTGAGGTTCATAGCTACCTGAGACTTGTCTTTCACCTCTCCCACAATTTACTGAATTTGATTACAACATTTTCTAGAGTGTAAAGAAGACAAGGTTTGACAACCCTGGGAATCGGGATGCGTAAGGAAGATTCAGGCAAGCCAGCAAAATAGGAATTTTAGGCTGAAATTCTTCCTTCCCGTTTTGTCTCCCTTGCAGGCAGCGAAGAGACGTTATGGAGCCCTTTTCTTTGCAGAGAAGTGGAAACGCCTCCTCAGCCTCCTGTCCaggtagggggagggggaggacgggGGATAGTCAGGGCCCTCAGTTCTTTCTCAGGGAAGCTTTTGTTCCGGCTGCCTGAGGAAGAGAGGCTCTGAAGAGCCCAGCCTTTACGCACGCTGAGCTCTGCATCCTGCACCCTCACAAACTCCCCTGTCGAGAGTGTCAATTCCCtgctctaccagggccagggctttttcggtcctggccccgacgtggtggaatcagctccctatggagatccgggccctacctggcttgctggcctttcatagggagctgttccgccaggtctttggatgatgCAGTGGGCATCTATCAATTGATTGGCCTCCCTTCTACTGcgctactgtactgtgatgctgtattgtggtactattttgtgctCTACCACCTGGCTGTCATGTCACTTTGCTGAAttatcttgctgcactttgatgaatgttgtaattggttttattatgattttattgtgattttgttTCTATtcgctgtactccgctctgagcccccaatgggggaatgggcggaatataaacaaataattaataataataataatgatccgTGATGAGAGAATCTGCTTCttctttcagtctccattttcctttgaggaggtggccgtgaATTTCTCCGTGGCGGAGTGGGGCCTGCTGGATCTGGACCAAAAAgccctctacagggaagtcatgctggagaactatgggagtgTGGCTTTTCTGGGTAAGTATCTTTCATGGGAACTAAAGGTGCAAACTGCTGCCATGGCTTGATGCATGAACCTGAAGAAGTTGGGGTGGCCATAAAAGTGATGTTCAGCAGAGCCAAGTATAGCGATGCAATCCACCCCAGTGATCCAGGAGCAGCTGAGGCCAGTATTGTGGCCATCATCAAAGCCAGAGAGGGTGTCATGGCATGAGGCCGAGGCGGGGCTGAGAGGCACTGCCCCACTGACCCCCTCAGCCTTCCCATGTTCCATGTCCCAaatattgctgagcagacaggttaaaacggaaaaaggaagtacttcttcacccaaagggtgattaacatgtggaattcactggaggtggtggcagccacaagcatagccaccttcaagtgggggttagataaaaatatggagcacaggtacatcagtggctattagccacagtgtgtgtgtgtgtgtgtgtgtgtgtgtatgtatatatatatatatatatatatatatatatatatatatatatatatatatatatatatatatatatatacacatatatatatatatatatatatatatatatataaaatatatatattttttggccactgtgtgacacagagtgttggactggatgggccattggcctgatctaacatggcttctcttatgttcttatgttcaaatgcGTCTTACCAGGGTCTCACCAAGTAAACCCAGGGGTGGCCCCAGAGTTTCTGGTGCCCCAGTCGCTGCACCGCCCTCTGGTTTACTGGTATATCCAGAGAGAAGATGTTAATAAACAACTCTGATGCCAATAATGCCCCTTTCTATTTTCCCTCCCATCTAAATAGCCTTATTCGACCTTTAATCTCCTAACTTACAATGCCCAGGCAGCTGTGTTCTGCAAAGCATCCTGGGGCTTTTAGTCAGTAAGTGTTTCATAAAGAGCCAATTTTTCCACCACAGGTTTATTtgggggaggctgaaaaccagctcctcttTGTTCTCTTTACAACTGGAAGGAAACTCTCAGTGCACTTGAACGATTAGATATTGTGAGAACTTCTTGTATTTCATTGTCAAGAGCAGAGAGTCAAAAGAGCTGCACAGCAAGTCTAATGGGAGCAGCGGGGAATCATTCTTTGTCATCTTCCCCCTTAAAAtacatttggggagaggagggatgggCAGAATATCAAAACAGCTCTACGGGAGGGCCTGGCAGGGATAAGGTGTGAACAGCAGCTCAGTTTGGTAGGAAAGAAGGTCTTCTAAAAGAAATGGAGACCCAGGAGTGCCTGACTGGTGGCTTGGCTTCTTGCATGGGTGCTGATTGAAACTCTTTCCTGATTTCAGCAGATGTAGAGGAGACTGCTGGGGAATTCCAGGGGCTCTCTTTGGGAATAGTCAAGAATGAAGATGCTGAAGAAAACTCTGGAGATGGACCACAGAGGCAGGAGGAAAGCCATGCAGGTAAGAGGAGGGATAAGCCCATTCCTTGCCaaagaggggtcctccctgaaacccCAGTCCATTAAGAAAGGTCAGTCAGCAaaagaaggaacagaggcttCTATGTGAACCAGAGAATCCACTGCAATGAAAAGGGAAAAGACAGTGAGGCATTTGCTAAGACCTTCAGTCAGAGAATGAATGTCATTGGGCAGATGTGAATTACCATAAGAGAGCAATTGTGTAATAACTTGAAGTACAGAAATAGCTTCCCTCATAAAACAGCCCTTCCTTCTAATCAAAGAAGTCACACAGATGGGGGCCTCTAAAAATGGCTAATAGTCCCAACCAAGCATCTCTGATGCAGGAAGCTTAATGTACTTTCATAGTGTATACTCAGTTGTACGCTTCACTGTAAAACAGGAGGACGACACTGAAATATGTGGAGCATGGGTGAAACTTCCGGAGCACATCAGACCTCTTTGTGTGGATTCTAACAGgagatctctctctttattccagcaggaggtgatcagaggaatgaggaggatgaggaactgcATCATGTATCACCAGAGGATGTCAAGAATGAAGATGTGAGAAGAAACATCAGGATACAAAGCAAGTCTCAGAGGCAGAAAGTCAGGTGCAGAGTGAAGAAGAGGAATAAATCCATTCCTTGCCAAGGGGGGGATTTGCAAGAAGTAATTCACAGTTTGGAGAAAACTTACAAGTGCATGGAgtgtggaatgaacttctcaAATCAAACCCAATATAATATACATTTTTCAAAGTACAGTATAGTGAAGGCATGTAAATGCTTTcggtgtggaaagtacttcagatacaaaTCGCAACTCCTTGTGCACCAAAGGATCCACAGAGCGGAGAAACATTTTGAACACGCAATGTATGTGAAGAAATTCAGTCAAACCTGcattcttcaacagcatcagagaacacacacgggggagaagcctttcaaatgctcagactgtgggaagaggttcagtcacagtggccatcttcaaagtcatttaagaacccacacgggggagaagccttttgaatgctcagaatgtgggaggagattcagtcagaatagcgatcttcaacgtcatctaagaacccacacaggggagaagcattttaaatgctcaaagtgtgggaagaggttcagtcagagtggcagccttcaacatcatctaagaacccacacgggggagaagccttttgaatgctcagagtgtgggaagagattcagctgcAGCAACAATCATCAAAGTCATTTAAGAACCCAcagtggggagaagccttttgaatgctcagagtgtggtaaAAGATTCAGTCGTAATAGCGCTCTTCaacgtcatctaagaacccacacaggggagaagccttttgaatgctcagactgtgggaagaggttcagacacagtggccatcttcaaagtcatctaagaacccacacgggggagaagccttttgaatgctcagactgtgggaagaggttcagtcggagtggcagccTTCAacatcatctaagaacccacacaggggagaagccttttgaatgctcagagtgtgggaagagattcagctgcAGTAACAATCATCAAAgtcatttaagaacccacacaggggagaagccttttgaatgctcagactgtgggaagaggttcagacaaagtggccatcttcaaagtcatctaagaacccacacgggggagaagccttttgaatgctcagactgtgggaagaggttcagtcagagtggcagccttcaacatcatctaagaacccacacaggggagaagccttttgaatgctcagagtgtgggaaaagattcagctGCAGTAACAATCATCAAAGTCATTTAAGAACCCACgctggggagaagccttttgaatgctcagagtgtgggaagagattcagctgcAGCAACAAACATAAAAgtcatttaagaacccacactggggagaagccttttgaatgctcagagtgtggaaaaagattcagttaTAATAGCGATCTTCaacgtcatctaagaacccacacaggggagaagccttttgaatgctcagactgtgggaagaggttcagtcagaatggcagccTTCAAGATCATCTAAGAagccacacgggggagaagccttttgaatgctcagagtgtgggaagagattccgcCGCAGCAACCATCATCAAAGTCATTTAAGAACGCACACTGGGGAGAAgcgttttgaatgctcagagtgtggaaaaagattcagtcatAATAGCAATCTTCaacgtcatctaagaacccacacaggggagaagccttttgaatgctcagagtgtgggaagagatttagtaaCTGGAGCAATCTTCAAAAACAtcgaagaatccacacagggcaTAAAGTTTTGGAgtagaaagagattcattcagTGTGGTTATCTTCAACATCATCTAAGAGcccaaaagggggaaaaaccatGTCACTTTTTAGCCTAAGGGTGTTGAACTGATTTTTTTACAGTGATCTGAcagaaatgtcactttgttgggccatgtTTGCCCTacagtgtaatgccaggtaccagagatattaaCTTTAGAAAGaacataaaggtagtcccctgtgcaagcaccagtcatttccgactctgaggtgacgttgcatcatgatggtTTCATAGCagattttacagggtggttttccattgcctttcccagtcatctacactttccctccagcaagccgggtactcattttaccgacctcggaaggatggaaggctgagtcaaccttgagccagctacctccCTGTATGAActccagagagcgctgaggtcagctagaaagaaccagctgaatatccctgggccaagggaggccagattgaagaccacccgggatcgggccttctccatagcagctcccctactgtggaaccaactcccggaggaggtacgggccctgcgatgtttagaccaattccgcagggcctgcaagacccacctctttaaaatagccttcacttaataccgagccaaaaAAGTCCTCTTGGATATGTTTTACgttttagtcactgaattttatggaagaacttaactatagcaccataatgttaatcttatgcaagttttaatgattttaaggatgattttataattgaaattgtaattattgtatatggttttacttggttttactgtacattgtatttacatgttgtgagccgccctgagcctgctttgcggggagggcgggatataaataaaaagtattattattatcattattacctaaacccagcttccactgggatcgaactcaggacgtgagcagagcttggactgcaacccaattaacaatattattttttacttaataTACATACTGAATGATCAGCCTTACAGTGTTTCCTTTATTTAGGAGTCTTTGATAACTCACCTCTCtttctctgaattactgcatccaaatcttctcttccacctcttccacAGTTGTGCTGTAGCAATATTGCGTGTGCTGGTTAGGTCTGTATCTGTAAGTTGAGAATGTACTTTTGATTCCCTCTCCAGTTTAaacagacaaagaagaagaagaagattttagatttatatcctgccctatactctgaatctcagagtctcagagcggtcacaatctcctctacctccccccccacacacacacacaacaaacatcctgtgaggtagttggggctgagagtgcttttacagcagctgccctttcaaggacagcctctatgaaagctatggctgacccaaggccatctcagcaggtaaAAATTTAGATTGAAACATTCCATCAGTCGtaaaaaggtttccaaatatgTTTTATATCTTTTATTGACTTGCCCTTCAGAAAAGATGAAGATGTGTCCACTTCCGCACTCTCTAGGATCTTTAGGTATTTCCTGCTGCTTCCAATATTGTGCAACCAAAATTCTTGCTGCTTTTATGATACGTGTCATCAAATGTCTCTGTGTTACAAGAATCTGAACCAACATGGAAGTGCTCATGGCAAGGGACACCTTGACAATATTccattgaaattcctttgtaagagaactgctaatCTTACGTCAGCAATTGAATGTCTGGGAAGTTAAATGTTCCCCCACTAGTTTTTGAAAGTTGTGGACTCTAATTTCAGAGGCACGTCTATTTATTCTTTgtatcctcctggaccaaactgagacctcGGTTTCCCGTCTCAGTAGCAATACTGGTATCTCCCAACACCGATTACCCCTCTACATATCACACATAATCCAGTCAAGCTCACTATTGTGATTGACCTGCTATGGCCATTTAGCATCTGAAATCagctttataaactttatatctctgatacctccTGTTATATTTTACAATATGCACAGCCTGCACCAACAAAGtgacgtttatgtcagatccatcccttgtAGCGAATTAGTTTTGATGACTCTCCTAGAACCCAGGAAGACGGAAGCGTGGGCATACGTGTAACCGACCAGTTCTACAAAAGGACTGAGCTGAGAGACTCAGGTTTATCCCTGATACTGAAAAACAAGGAGCCCCAAACAATCACTGAGGGTTCCGAAGGCTTTCAGGgaactgaatgtgctcccactcgCATGTGTCTGTTACGGGGCCTCCCCATCTACACCATCCGTATCTCCTTTAAGGCCGGATTCAGGAATGTGAGAATTAGCTCTTCCTGAGGTCCACCATATGGGAAGGGGAAAACGCTGTCATAATCTTTTAGTGGGTTTCAGGGAGGGTGTTCCCTCATGGGATTTGGAATATGACCTGACACCAGATGGCAAGAGATGATAATGAAGCCATAGAgcagagagaagccatgctgactcTGCCATTTCACAGGACAGATGCCCTGACTGTTCCTCATCTGAATGAAGAGCTGCATTAAAAATGCTCAAGTCTCTATCTTGGACTTGGAAACTTTAAGACGGTGCTGTATAATACCAGGTATCGATGTATCAAATAGAGAAGTTAACTTTCTTGTTTTCATGCTACAAGATTATAGACATTGTGTTGCCTAGGGCTATCCTGATTCTTGAAGGGTTTAATAGAC is a window from the Heteronotia binoei isolate CCM8104 ecotype False Entrance Well chromosome 2, APGP_CSIRO_Hbin_v1, whole genome shotgun sequence genome containing:
- the LOC132567239 gene encoding gastrula zinc finger protein XlCGF57.1-like — translated: GRRFSQNSDLQRHLRTHTGEKHFKCSKCGKRFSQSGSLQHHLRTHTGEKPFECSECGKRFSCSNNHQSHLRTHSGEKPFECSECGKRFSRNSALQRHLRTHTGEKPFECSDCGKRFRHSGHLQSHLRTHTGEKPFECSDCGKRFSRSGSLQHHLRTHTGEKPFECSECGKRFSCSNNHQSHLRTHTGEKPFECSDCGKRFRQSGHLQSHLRTHTGEKPFECSDCGKRFSQSGSLQHHLRTHTGEKPFECSECGKRFSCSNNHQSHLRTHAGEKPFECSECGKRFSCSNKHKSHLRTHTGEKPFECSECGKRFSYNSDLQRHLRTHTGEKPFECSDCGKRFSQNGSLQDHLRSHTGEKPFECSECGKRFRRSNHHQSHLRTHTGEKRFECSECGKRFSHNSNLQRHLRTHTGEKPFECSECGKRFSNWSNLQKHRRIHTGHKVLE